A single Populus alba chromosome 7, ASM523922v2, whole genome shotgun sequence DNA region contains:
- the LOC118043593 gene encoding probable trehalose-phosphate phosphatase J encodes MTNQNVVVADTNSGLNLAITVHVTNSSIFTTAAQKPPAAPGGYISISRKKLLKNLEINGGARINAWVDSMKASSPTHIKSTPSVNEEQSSWILHHPSALEMFEQIIDASKGKQIVMFLDYDGTLSPIVDDPDKAFMSKQMRATVRKLARFFPTAIVSGRCRDKVYNFVRLAELYYAGSHGMDIKGPAKGSKYKKGGDGVVFQAASEFLPMIDEVYEELVEKTKTTPGAKVENNKFCLSVHYRCVDEKKWSGLAQVVKSVLKEYPKLRLTQGRKVLEIRPTIKWDKGKALEFLLESLGFANCTDVFPVYIGDDRTDEDAFKVLRERGQGFGILVSKIPKDTSASYSLQEPTQVMDFLRRLVEWKRLPFQGRSRVV; translated from the exons ATGACAAACCAAAATGTGGTAGTGGCTGATACAAATTCTGGACTCAACTTGGCAATCACAGTGCATGTAACAAACTCCTCCATCTTCACCACGGCGGCCCAGAAACCTCCAGCGGCACCAGGTGGTTACATATCCATATCTAGAAAGAAACTCTTAAAGAATCTGGAAATCAATGGAGGAGCAAGAATTAATGCTTGGGTTGATTCCATGAAAGCCTCATCTCCTACTCATATCAAGTCCACACCTTCTGTTAATGAAGAACAAAGTTCATGGATT CTTCACCACCCATCAGCACTGGAGATGTTTGAGCAGATAATTGATGCCTCTAAAGGAAAGCAAATTGTTATGTTCTTGGACTATGATGGCACACTTTCTCCTATTGTTGATGACCCAGATAAAGCTTTCATGTCCAAGCAG ATGAGAGCAACAGTGAGAAAGCTTGCAAGATTTTTCCCTACTGCAATAGTGAGTGGGAGGTGCAGAGACAAG GTGTATAACTTTGTACGGTTAGCAGAACTGTACTATGCTGGAAGCCATGGCATGGACATTAAAGGACCAGCAAAAGGCTCCAAATACAAGAAA GGCGGTGATGGTGTTGTCTTTCAGGCTGCCAGTGAATTTCTTCCCATGATAGATGAG GTTTACGAAGAATTGGTAGAGAAAACTAAAACAACTCCAGGGGCCAAGGTGGAGAACAACAAATTCTGCCTCTCTGTGCACTATCGCTGCGTTGATGAGAAA aaatggAGTGGACTGGCACAAGTAGTTAAGTCAGTGTTGAAGGAGTACCCAAAGCTTCGACTTACTCAAGGAAGAAAG GTTTTAGAAATCCGCCCGACCATTAAATGGGACAAAGGAAAGGCTCTTGAATTTTTGTTAGAGTCACTTG GATTCGCCAATTGCACTGATGTCTTTCCTGTTTACATTGGAGATGATAGAACGGACGAAGATGCATTTAAG GTACTAAGAGAGAGAGGACAAGGTTTTGGTATCTTGGTCTCTAAAATCCCAAAGGACACTAGTGCATCTTATTCCCTCCAGGAACCCACCCAG GTTATGGATTTCTTGCGACGTCTGGTGGAGTGGAAACGGCTGCCCTTTCAAGGGCGGTCAAGGGTGGTGTAA